TGCGGCCGGGGCCGACGGTCAGCGGGAAGCCCTCCAGGACGGGGCTGCCGTCGGGCCAGGTGAAGCCGAGGCCGGTGCAGACGATGGCCGCGGAGGATGCGGAGGTGGGTGACTTTGACACAAGGGTCTCCTGGGCGCGGGTGGGAGTGCGGGGAATGCGCTGGGAGACACCGCGTCGCCGGAACGCCGGGGTGCGTCGGGTACGCCGTACGTACGCCGAGGTCGCGGACGGGCCGCGCGAGGCATGATTCGCCGCTCCGGATACCGGAAGCGCAGGGCGAATCACCGTCGCGGGCGCGGTGTCTCAGGACCTCAGACGAGCAACGGCCTTCTCCGATCGGCGGCAATGGGACCGGGAACGACGATACGGGGGACGCCGCCGAAACGCAAACGCTATTTTCGTTGCGTTTGCGTTTTCCACTGTGCGGCGGGTGCGGCGCCCCCGGGTCCTACTCCCGCGCCCCCTCGTGCGGGCGCAGGCGCACGCGGGCCGGGCCGGTCGCCTGGAGGGTGATGCCGGCGGCGACCGGCACCTCCTGGTCCACGGCGTCGAGTTCGTACGCACGGAGCACCATGGCCAGCGCCAGTACGGACTCCAGCATCGAGAAGTGCTGCCCGATGCAGGCCCGCGGCCCGCCGCCGAACGGGAACCACGCATAGCGGTGCCGCCCGGCCTCCCGTTCGGGTGCGAAGCGCTGCGGATCGAAGCGTTCCGGGTCCTCCCACAGGTCCGGGTTGCGGTGGGTGACCCAGGGCGCGACGACCACATCGGCGCCGGCCGGGATGCGGAATCCGCCGATCTCCGTGGCCTCCACGGCCCGCCGGCTGACGACCGGTGCCGCCGGATACAGCCGCATCGACTCCTTGAGGGCCTGTGTCAGATACGGCAGACGGTCCAGATCCGCGGCCGTGGGGGTGCGGTCCCCCAGCACCTCGTCGATCTCCTCGCGGACCCTCGTCTGCTCCTCGGGGTGCCGGGCGAGGAGGTGGAGGGTGAAGGCGAGGGAGGTCGCGGTGGTCTCGTGCCCCGCCAGCAGGAAGATCAGGACCTGTTCGCGGACCTCGGTCGCGTCGAGCGAGCCGTCCTCGTCATTGCCGGCCGCGGCCAGCAAGGAGAGCAGGTCGTCACCCTCGTCCGCCGCCTCTCCCGCCGTTGCGCCTGCCGCCCGCCGGTCCGCGATGATGCGGTCGCACAGCGCGTTCAGCTCGTCGGTGGCGGCGCGGGCCCGCCGGTTCCCGGGGGTGGGCCATGCCCGCGGGACCTTCACGGGCACATAGGCACGCCGCACGACATAGGCGTTGATGACCGGGGCGCACCGGTGGAAGGCGTCCTCCGCCGCCCCCGCGTCGAGGCCGAACAGGATCCGGGCGACGGTGCGCAGCGCCAGCCGGTTCATTTCCGGGACCAGGTCGACGGTGTGCGCGTCCGCGGTCCGCCAGCGGTCGACGAGGGTGTCGGCCTCGCTCGTCACGGCCGCCGCATAGCTGTCGACGCGGCGCTTGGTGAACAGCGGCTGCACCAGCCGCCGCTGCCTGAGGTAGTCGGTGTCCTGGCTGGTGAGCAGGCCGTTGCCGAAGGCCTGCCGGACCTCCTCGTAGAGCGGGTGGTCCTTACGGAAGTTGGTGGCCCGGGAGGCGAGGATCTGCTGCACGCCCTCGGGCGCGAAGACGGCGTGGAACACGCTGCGCAGACCGGGCGGGCCGGCCTCCAGACGGACCACATCGCCGTGCGCACGCCCGGCGTTCAGGAATGTGCCGAGGGAGTCACGCCGGAGGTCGAGCATCGAGCCGAGCACGGGCAGACCGGCCGGGCCGGGTATCGCGCGCTTCGGTGCGGGACCGGGGTGGGAGGAGTGGGAGTGGGACTCGGTCATGGGCATGCCGGATGTCTATCCCGCGGGCGACGCTTCCTACCCCCGTATACCGAGTTGCTCTCCCGCGCATCTTCCGCAGATCCGGATCACCCGCCCGGCGCCGCGCCCCGGCTCGCCCGCCCGCGGAGTGCGCGGCTGCCCTCCCGGCGTCGTGCCCGGCATCGGCCCCCGTAGCATGAACCGGATGATCGACAAGCCTGCCGAACGGGCAGCCACCGCGACCCCGTGCCGGGTCACCGTATGCCGCGGCTGCTGCTGCGGCGATGCAGCCAAGATCCCGGGCGTCGACCACGCCGGGCAGATACCGAAGCTGCGCGCGGCGCTCGACGGCGCGGCCCCGGTGCGGGCCTCGGAGTGTCTGGACGTCTGTGACCAGGCGAATGTGGTGGTGGTCCAGCCGTCGCCCGCGGGCCGGGCGGCGGGCGGGCGCCCCGTCTGGCTGGGGCTGGTCAACGACGACGAGGCGCTGGCGGACATCGCCGCCTGGATCCGCGCCGGCGGCCCCGGCCTCGCCGATCCGCCGGGCGTGCTCGACCTGTACGCGATCACGGTGTCGCGGCGGGTACGGGAGGGGCTGGAGAGCTGAGGCGCCGCGCCCCGGCCCGCCCGTGCCGCGCCCGGCCCCGTCGCCCGTCGTCGCCTCCGAAGGCACCGCCCACGGTTACCGGAGTCTTACGGCAGCGGACCGGGCCGCCCGCCACCGCGCGTCCTGGTGTTGGCTGGGACCATGACCTCCCTCCCCGGAATGGCACGCTGACCCCGTGCACCACCCCACACCGCCTTCCGCGCCCCCGCCCGCCCCGCTGAACGGGCCGCCGCGCCGCGTCCTGGTCGTCGAGGACGATCCGACCGTCGCCGAGGTCGTCACCGGCTACCTCTCCCGCGCCGGCTACACCACCCGGCACGCCGCCGACGGTTTCGCCGCCCTCGACCGGGCCGCGGAGTTCCGTCCGCATCTCATCGTGCTCGATCTGATGCTGCCGGGCATCGACGGTCTGGAGGTGTGCCGCCGGCTGCGCCGCGCCGGCAACGGCCCGGCGGTCCCGGTCGTGATGCTGACGGCCCGCGGCGAGGAGGCGGACCGCATCCTCGGCCTGGAGCTGGGCGCGGACGACTATGTGACCAAGCCGTTCAGCCCGCGGGAGCTGGTGCTGCGGATCGGCTCGGTGCTGCGCCGGGCGGAGGCCGCGCCGCCGGCCGCCGCGCCCTCCTCCGTGCTGCGGGCCGGGGAGCTCAGCGCCGACCCCGGCGGCCGGCGCGCCGACCGGGGCGGCCGGGAACTCTCCCTCACGGCTCGCGAGTTCGACCTGCTGGTCTTCTTGATGCGCCACCCCGGGCAGGTCTTCTCCCGGGAGGAACTGCTGCACCGGGTCTGGGGCTGGGAGTTCGGCGATCTGTCCACGGTGACCGTGCACGTGCGGCGGCTGCGCGAGAAGATCGAGGAGGATCCGGCCGCGCCACGGCTGGTGACGACGGTCTGGGGCGCGGGCTACCGCTTCGACCCCCTGGGCGACGAGGAGCAGCCGGAGCCCGGTCCGCTGCCGGGAGGTGAGCTTCGGCCATGACGGACTTCCTGGTCATCGTGGCGCTGGCGGCGCTCGGCGCGGCGCTGGCGGGACTGCTCGCCGCGCCCGCGGTACGGGCCCTGCGGCGGCGCTCGGTCGCCCTGTCGCTGTTCGCGGTGGCGGCGCTGGCGGTGGCCGCGATGGCGGCGGGGACGGTGGCGGTCGCCCAGGCGATGTTCCTGTCCGGGCACGACCTGGGCGTGGTGATGGCCGTGGTGGCCGTATCCGGGGTGGTGTCGCTGGCGGCCGCGCTGCTCTTCGGGCGGCGGATCGCGGCGGGCAGCCGGGAGCTGGCGCGCTCGGCCCGTACGGTCGGCAGCGAGGGCGGCTTCGTGGCGCCCGCCGAGCCGCCCACCGCCGAACTGGCCGCACTGTCCCGGGCGTTGGAGGAGACCAGCGGGCGGCTCGCCGCGGCACGGGAGCGGGAGCGGGCGCTGGATGCCTCCCGGCGCGAACTGATCGCCGGGATCTCGCACGATCTGCGCACCCCGCTCGCCGGGCTGCGGGCGATGGCCGAGGCGCTGGAGGACGGCGTCGCCGAGGACACCGCGCGCTACCACGCACGGATGCGGATCGAGGTGGACCGGCTGGCCGCGATGGTCGACGACCTCTTCGAACTGTCCCGTATCCAGGCCGGGGCGCTGGCCCTGACGCTGTCGCGGGTGTCGGTGTACGACCTGGTGGACGACGCGCTCGCGGGAGCCAGGCCGCTGGCGCGGGTGAGCGGGGTGCGGCTGGTGGACGGCGGGGTGGTACCGCTGCCGGTGCGGGTGGACGCCCAGCAGATCACCCGCGTACTGGGCAATCTGCTGGTCAACGCGATCCGTGCGACACCGTCCGACGGCACGGTCGCGGTCAGCGCCCGGCACGAGGCGGGCCGGGTGGTGCTCGCGGTCGAGGACGGCTGCGGCGGCATCCCGCCGGAGGATCTGGCGCGGGTCTTCGACACCGGCTGGCGCGGCGGTGCGGCACGCACCCCGCGCGCGGACGGCAAGGGCGGCGCCGGGCTGGGCCTGGCGATCGTCCGCGGCATCGTGGAGGCCCATGAGGGCCGCGCGACGGTGCGCAATACCGCCTCCGGCTGCCGCTTCGAGGTCGAACTGCCGTCGGCGGAACAGCAGGTGGAGCCGCAGACCGAGCAGCGGACGGGCCCGCCGGCGGAGCGGCAGACGGAGCCACGGCCGGAGCGGCGGACCGGCTCGCAGGCGGAGCCGCCAACGGCCTGAGCACAAGGTCCCGCAGGCGGAGCCGCCGCCGGGCTGAACGTAACGGGCCCGCAAGCGGAGCCGCCGGCCTGAGCGTACGGGCGCCCGGGGTGCCTCAGCGCCGTGCCGACGCGCCGTCGCGCCCCTCCGTACCGGGGCCCGGCCCGTCGCCCTGCTCGGGGTCCGGGCCGCCACGGCGCTCGGGATCCGGGCCGCCCTCGCCGGGCTCCCGCTGCTCCTCCCCCGTAGGGCGCGTCGGCAGGTCGCGGACGGTCCCCACCGGCGAGAAGAGGAGAATCAGGGCGGCCAGCGGCACACCGGCGGTCATGATCCACATTGCCGGGCGGAGGCCGAGGGCGGAGCCGAGGGCACCGCCGAGCAGCGCGCCCAGGGGCAGCGTGCCGTAGTTGACGAAGGAGCTGCTGGCGATCAGCCGGCCGAGCAGGGCCGGCGGGCAGTAGCGCTGCTGGAAGCTCGCCTTGAGGATGTTTCCGGCCACCACCCCGGCGGAGACACCGAAGCTGCCCGCGACATAGAGCAGTGCCCCGGCGCCGTGGGCCGCGAGCGGGATGAGCAACGCGGCTCCGGGCAGGCCCAGTTCGCACAGCAGCATGGCACGGGCCGTGCCGAACCGGTCGGCGGCCCGTCGTGCCAGGAAAGCGCCCGCGATCCCGCCCGTACTGGCCAGCGCCAGCACCCCGCCGACCGTGCCGGGCGACAGGCCGACCTCACGGACCAGGAAGACCGTCGCCATCGACTGGTACCCCATGAGCGCGAGGTTGGAGGCGGCGCCGAAGAGCGTCAGGGTACGGAACCACCTGTCGCCGGCCACCAGGCGCAGTCCCTCGGCGACCTCCGCGGTCAGTGCCCGCGGTGCGGCCCGGGGAGCCGGGCGCGGTTCGCGGTGCCGGATGCCGAGCAGGCACAGCAGGGCGATGAGGAAGGTGGCCGCGTGGGCGAACAACCCGTTGACCGCGC
This Streptomyces decoyicus DNA region includes the following protein-coding sequences:
- a CDS encoding sensor histidine kinase, translated to MTDFLVIVALAALGAALAGLLAAPAVRALRRRSVALSLFAVAALAVAAMAAGTVAVAQAMFLSGHDLGVVMAVVAVSGVVSLAAALLFGRRIAAGSRELARSARTVGSEGGFVAPAEPPTAELAALSRALEETSGRLAAARERERALDASRRELIAGISHDLRTPLAGLRAMAEALEDGVAEDTARYHARMRIEVDRLAAMVDDLFELSRIQAGALALTLSRVSVYDLVDDALAGARPLARVSGVRLVDGGVVPLPVRVDAQQITRVLGNLLVNAIRATPSDGTVAVSARHEAGRVVLAVEDGCGGIPPEDLARVFDTGWRGGAARTPRADGKGGAGLGLAIVRGIVEAHEGRATVRNTASGCRFEVELPSAEQQVEPQTEQRTGPPAERQTEPRPERRTGSQAEPPTA
- a CDS encoding response regulator transcription factor, producing the protein MHHPTPPSAPPPAPLNGPPRRVLVVEDDPTVAEVVTGYLSRAGYTTRHAADGFAALDRAAEFRPHLIVLDLMLPGIDGLEVCRRLRRAGNGPAVPVVMLTARGEEADRILGLELGADDYVTKPFSPRELVLRIGSVLRRAEAAPPAAAPSSVLRAGELSADPGGRRADRGGRELSLTAREFDLLVFLMRHPGQVFSREELLHRVWGWEFGDLSTVTVHVRRLREKIEEDPAAPRLVTTVWGAGYRFDPLGDEEQPEPGPLPGGELRP
- a CDS encoding cytochrome P450; the encoded protein is MTESHSHSSHPGPAPKRAIPGPAGLPVLGSMLDLRRDSLGTFLNAGRAHGDVVRLEAGPPGLRSVFHAVFAPEGVQQILASRATNFRKDHPLYEEVRQAFGNGLLTSQDTDYLRQRRLVQPLFTKRRVDSYAAAVTSEADTLVDRWRTADAHTVDLVPEMNRLALRTVARILFGLDAGAAEDAFHRCAPVINAYVVRRAYVPVKVPRAWPTPGNRRARAATDELNALCDRIIADRRAAGATAGEAADEGDDLLSLLAAAGNDEDGSLDATEVREQVLIFLLAGHETTATSLAFTLHLLARHPEEQTRVREEIDEVLGDRTPTAADLDRLPYLTQALKESMRLYPAAPVVSRRAVEATEIGGFRIPAGADVVVAPWVTHRNPDLWEDPERFDPQRFAPEREAGRHRYAWFPFGGGPRACIGQHFSMLESVLALAMVLRAYELDAVDQEVPVAAGITLQATGPARVRLRPHEGARE
- a CDS encoding MFS transporter — translated: MTGRSPGLLRRHRDFRLLWCGETAGKFGAAVTNVAMPLVAVSTLHAPTFAVGLLSACTWLPWLLIGLPVGVWVDRLRRRPLMLGAAGLSLVLFAAVPVLARYGGLSLGLLITVALLTGAAAVVFQTAYSAYLPALLAPADQPEGNAKLHGSASAAQIAGQGAGGLIAQLAGAVNGLFAHAATFLIALLCLLGIRHREPRPAPRAAPRALTAEVAEGLRLVAGDRWFRTLTLFGAASNLALMGYQSMATVFLVREVGLSPGTVGGVLALASTGGIAGAFLARRAADRFGTARAMLLCELGLPGAALLIPLAAHGAGALLYVAGSFGVSAGVVAGNILKASFQQRYCPPALLGRLIASSSFVNYGTLPLGALLGGALGSALGLRPAMWIMTAGVPLAALILLFSPVGTVRDLPTRPTGEEQREPGEGGPDPERRGGPDPEQGDGPGPGTEGRDGASARR